The genomic region AGACCCCCGCCCCGCACCCCGTGCACCACGAACCCGAGCACCAGCACCGCCGCCGCCCCGGCCACCGCCCGCCCGTACCTGCGCACCCGCACCATCCCCTCCCGGCTCTGCCTCCTCCCACAGTAGACTCGAAGATCCACTCATACCCGGAAAGGGCCCGTCCTTGCCGCATCCCGCACAGCCGCCGCAGGCCGACGGCTATGTCTTCGACCGGTCCTGGGCCCGCGAGCACGAGCGACTGGCCGCCCTGGAGCAGGTTTTCGACGAGGCGACCACCGAACGCCTCACCGCCCTCGGCGTCGGCGAGGGCTGGCACTGCCTGGAGGCCGGTTGCGGCGGCGGCAGCACGGCCCGCTGGCTAGCCCGCCGGGTCGGGCCGACCGGCGAGGTGCTGGCCACCGACCTCGACCCGCGCTTCGCCGAGGGCCACGGCCTGCCCAATCTGACGGTCCGTCGGCACGACCTGCTGGCCGACCCGCTGCCGAGCGCGGCCTTCGACCTGGTGCACGCGAGGGCGCTGCTCGAGCACCTGCCGGGCCGGGCCGAGGCACTGCGCCGACTGGTCGAGGCCACCCGGCCGGGCGGTTGGGTGGTGATCGAGGACTTCGACATCGAGGGCCCTATGGTGGCGGCGATCGCCCGCTACTGGCCCGCCGGGCACCGCGCCCTGGCCGACCGGCTGTACCGGGCCCTGGAGGCCGGCTTCACGGCGGCGGACGCGGACGCCGGGTACGGCCGCCGGCTCCCCGACGCGTTGGACGAGGCCGGTCTGACCGAGGTCGGCGCCCGCCTGCACGCACCCCTGCTGCCGGGCGCCACGCCGTTCCTCGTCCTCACGCTGCGCCAGCTGCGCACGCCGCTGCTGGCCACCGGTCTGATCACCGCTCAGGAACTGGACGAGGCAGT from Kitasatospora azatica KCTC 9699 harbors:
- a CDS encoding methyltransferase domain-containing protein, with protein sequence MPHPAQPPQADGYVFDRSWAREHERLAALEQVFDEATTERLTALGVGEGWHCLEAGCGGGSTARWLARRVGPTGEVLATDLDPRFAEGHGLPNLTVRRHDLLADPLPSAAFDLVHARALLEHLPGRAEALRRLVEATRPGGWVVIEDFDIEGPMVAAIARYWPAGHRALADRLYRALEAGFTAADADAGYGRRLPDALDEAGLTEVGARLHAPLLPGATPFLVLTLRQLRTPLLATGLITAQELDEAVDLIQRQDVRYVPNVMVTAWGRRPPR